Genomic DNA from Prunus persica cultivar Lovell chromosome G1, Prunus_persica_NCBIv2, whole genome shotgun sequence:
GACTCCCCTTTCCTAACTTTGGCATAAAAACCTTACGAAATTTTTCGGGGgagcaaaattttaaaagaagggGTTGCAAATTTCCAAAACTTTTTCGTTGGTGGGCGAATCTGACCTCCTCCCCAAAATTCCAAATGTGAAATCAGGTTGCTGTCATTGTTTCTATTCAACTTCTAAAGCTGCCATTTTCATTCTGCCATCTTCATTTGGTTgtaggtttttctttttcactgcTTGAAAGCGACTTAAAGCGTGTGCAATCTGTTTGTTGCATCAGTCAGTGGTCACTCCCTCGTTCAGTACTTCGAAATTCATCACCATTTAATTTCGAGTCTCCTCAAATTAaatcttgtttctttcttccttccataaattaattttggatTATCACACATATACTTTCCATatattttgattgaaaaatgaataaaaaggaaaaagacagATGTTTTAATATCTGGCTTTGTgcataaaagtaaaagaagtGATTGAGATTAAATTACTCTGCTAAGGTAATTGTGACTGTGAGCAAGACGACAGACATTacaggggggagagagagagagagagagtaggaAAGAGTGGGAAGGTTTGCCAATGCTGCATATGAATGCAAAAATACACCGCAATTAATTACTAGGGGATGGGATTGTCtcagccctttttttttttaatgcaaatgAATTATTATGCTTgcttttatatgaaattttaaattttttttttctttcctagtcTGACAATGTGTATATATGCtgcttttcctttccttgctTTTATACCTGCTGAGCAGTTCGAAGTGCAGATAGAAGAATCTTGCCAACTTAATTTCAATCAATCATCtcttgagagagagacagagacagagacagagacagagagcagcagcagaagCAGCACCGGACCGGAGCACATCCGATCAAAATCATGCCCTACTCTCCCTGGGACATACCTATGCTCTCTAATCCCAATGAGTATTCCAACTTCCAATGTTTTCTTCAGTCTATAACGCCCTCAGTCCCTACTCAACAACAGCCTCCCAAGGTAACCATTctcttgttttcaattttgtttttacattttctttcttgttttacgTCTTGGTTCTATTTCAAATGAAGTTTTTGTATtctaaatttaaaatcaaGTACTTGTGCtttaatcccttttttttttcccttaaattagaataattttggattatttaaaattttaaccaTAAAAAACCTTTTCATAGATAGACTGTGTGttatcaaaaaattaattattaattaaaatgaatTCATCTTTTGTTTCATTATTTCTCATTTCTATCTCAGTTGTGTGAAAAAGCATTTTCAAACGGACCCTAAATTTTACAAGTAGCTAGGAATCACTTTCCCAAATCTCCACttgtataaaaagaaaaatataaaggaaaaaaaacttttcatataatattttttgttgttggttattttaataaactttattttatttttattttcttgttgtgaatatttataaatatattacaaCATACAGGTTCCTATGCAAATGCTAAATGGGTGCCTTTCGCAATCCCTTGGCAATAGCGGTATCGCGTGTTTCTCCTTGAGTGACCTTTGGAAGTTTTACAAGGATTGGAGTTGCTTTGGTGCCGGTGTCCCGATTCTCCTCAACAGCGGCGATAGCGTCTTACAATACTATTCTCCATCCTTATCTGCTCTCCAAATATATACTCGGAAACCCGTTGATTATTATTCCAGGTATTTGAAAAGTATTATTTTCCTCTGTTTCTCGAGCTCAAAAATCTCCGATTAATTTCTGATTCGCTTGCTATTCATCTGGTAACAAGGTTAGGGATAAGCTGCACACCGAAACTCGAGAGTGACTCCTCAGATGATTCTACCAGTGACCTTGAGGTCTCATGCCAAACAACTGAGCGCTTTGGCCACCTGTATTGCCAGTACAATGAAACAGCCAGTCCTTATGATAGAGTTCCGCTCACCGACAAGGCAAATATCCCAATAACCCTCCATTTCTTCAATACAAGTTTTGGAATTCtatcatctttttatttttattttttcccttgagaaaaagtcaactttgatAACTCTTATTGATCATATATGCAATGGGATGTTTGATCAGATCAATGAGCTAGCTCAGAATTATCCTGCTCTGCTGAAGTTTCAAAGCGTGCAGCTTTCTCCCTATAGCTGGATGGCCGTTGCTTGGTACGCACgatttttgctcttgttgCTAGTAATTTTCGATTGAAGATTGCGATACTAATCTTTCTACTTATCAGTATATTGTGTTTCCATTTGCGGATCCCTTCAGTGTTTTTCCACTTTGGCCATTTACTAGTATCTTTGTCTTCTTATGTTTCCTTgatcaataaaaagaaaaccccagGAAGCTGTTTCATAAACTATAATCCATGTTAAGATGAATGTAGTTGCCTCTGCAAGAAAAACTACAAACAACTGGAGTTAACTCTAGTTATTATTTGTCAACAGTACAGTCGTTacaaaaaaagtaattcaTTTTTGGTGGCACTAGGTAGGACATTGCAACTTCAACTCTCATAGGAAACATCTTTCGTgtgcaatgagaaaaatattagaacaATGTCTTACTCTGAACCTGACGTACTTTTCACCATTGTTTACTTTCGTTTCATATCTTGTCTTAAGAGATACAAATATAAGAATTTTACAAATGATTCTTCGTTGTTTATTAGGTATCCTATCTACCAAATTCCATTCACAAGGAATGCGAAGGATTTGTCTGCATGTTTCATCACTTATAACACATTATCATCTTTTCAAGGTAAAAACGTattcctctctctccattGTTGGGTGAGAATTTaatctctgttgtttatttctatgcattttttgtttagttttctaAGTATAATTACATTTATATTATaccttttgttgttttatacATTTAATTGATCTGGTAGCTTGTCTCACAATCTTCAAAATCTACTATGTTTGATTCCTGTAAGTTGTATGAGACAGAATGGTTTTCCTATGATTTTAATCAATTATGAATAATCAATTATGGTTTTATGAATATGCAATTAAGAACTGATCAAAGGTGGTAGTTAAAATGAAATATCCCCGTAAAGTGACTCTTGCATAATGTAACTGGCGTTTAGTCCTAGGAACCAAGCTCTTCAATCAAACACTCATATGTATTAGCAATCCAATCAGTGCCTTTTCCTTTGGATCATAAATCTTGTCCAAAGTATACATTTCTTAATCCTTTGGTATATATGTGTGCTTATAACAGAACCTATCTTTAATGTGTTTGTACTGGGAGAACTTTCCGTAatgaatgtgtgtgtgtatttatatattatatacatatacttattatagtatatgtatataaataatataattatatatatatgtatagggAATTCATCTCTTGCTAGATACTTATGTTGTCTGAATCCACACAACAAAATAAGAATCCACTTGATAAATAGTTCTGGATTCACAGACTGGTAACATAATATGCTCAGACATTTTTGGAAGAGAACGTTTTCCTTATAAATGTACgtgtatatgcatatatagatCCCCATGATGATTATCCACACAAGAgaatacaaatttaaaatggaTTAATAGAAACACGCCCCTCTCTTTTTGGTGTTGTCTCCTTTCTTACATATCTACCAAAATTTCTGAAATCCCTACAAACTCATATCATATAACAGTAAATGTAGACTAAAATTTACATAATTTTTAGAGGTCCAAAGAAAAGATTCTTAGTGTGAAAACCTTCCCAGACCATGTACTAAGAAAGATGTCAAACGGAAGttacatcaaaagaaaaccTTATTTATTACAAATATTGACCAACAAGAAGTTGTACTATAATAGaacaaattgaaatggtttttttatttatggaaaCTTAAGATGGTTTTTAAACTGTCTATCAATACATATATCATGTAGAAAGATAAATGTGCCAGGCTACCAAATTTGTACGATGATGATGAATAGCTTGATTTTGAGTGAACCTATTTAGGGGCTTATTTAGAAGAAACGATGTGCATTTATAGAAACAAATGCACTCTCTTTCCCAAGGGGCGTATTTAGAATAAATGATGAGCATTTATAGAAACAAATGCACTCTCTTTCCCAAAGTGTTGGGTGGAAATGTCATTTAATTAACAAGAGAATGCTAGgagctctctctcccccctcccccccaatagaaaaataaaaagaactaaAGAAGTAGAAGAATGCTGTTCTAGAAAAGTGGCAATGTTAGCCCATCAACAAAGACGCAAGCATATGAAAAGTTGGTCTAACTGAGTTGTTTCCATGGTTTTTCTGTCATGTGCTTTCATTCACCCCCCTTCCCCCCGGTGAACTACAAACTGGTTCGATCATCCCAAATCGTAGGAACTAGCATCCTAGATGATTGTAAGGTTTAATAGATTTGCAAACTCAAAtcgtgaaaagaaaaaaaggaaaactggCCCATCTCTGTTGTAGGCATCAATGGTTGATGCTTGTGATTCTGGGGCGTTGGGCGACTTAGGGAAATCACTGTTCCATCTTCATCCAAAGTTCCAAAATTCAATGTCTGGTGATTCTTCAGAAAGCGGGAAGAAGATAAGCTTTTAGAGACTCTTGACGGTTGAGGaataggaagaagatgaagatgggtAAGTCCGAGTTAAACTGTCTGACTTGAGAGACGAGAAGAATATGAGTCTGCGACAATAGAGAATGTGAAAGAGGGAGGTGCTGGAGGAGATGTTTCGGCTTCCAGTTCCAAGGGGAAGGTGCATGTATGGAGAAGTCTCCATTATGCAGTAATGGGGTCTCGAACAAATTGGGACCCAAAATTCCTGACTGACTATGCTTACACCCAACGAATCTGTACAATAGAAATTACCGAACCTGTACCCGTTCCACGTACTGTATCGTTCCCCGTACGAGGTAACATTAATTACACACAACTCTTGGTGCATTTACACTTGGTATTACTGAATGTTCAGAATATTACTAATGACAGTAGGTTTTCCATAACTGACAGAAGTCATTGAAGCGTTTGAAAATCAATGTTACCAGATATACACCACAAGTTGTGTAAGTatcattttcatatttattttaatgaagAGTGTGTAGTTGGTAGAGGAAATGGGTCCATAGAAATGCTAACAGTATGATAGTATGGCCTGTAGAGCGTGATTGGACTGATATGATTGCAAAATTAGATGCGGCAGTGGTTTTTGTAAACTTAGGGttgcaaataaaatttatttgccGGTGCTCTTTTGTTCTTcttattttcctatttgttaTCTTTAACTGTTGCTagatgttttggttttgtttgacAGTCTGTTTAGAATTTTTATACATGTTGAATATATCAGAATTGTTGgttgcctttttctttgatgaaaCAGTTGTACAGAGTTTTTAATAAACTCTTTGGACGTGAATTCCttaatgtatgtatgtatgtatgcttTATAATCATTAAATTCCCGATTCCTTCTATGATcattttgtgtatatatagatGGATAAGAAATAGATTTAAGAATTTCACAAGATAATATTAAGTGAATATAGGAATAGGTGGTTTGGTCTAAAGTTAGACAGCTCCAAACTACTCCTGAAACATGTCGATGATattgaagaataaaataaagctTGAAACCAAAAAAGTCATTGCAACATTCGAGAAGTATTCCAAGGAGCTAGGTGGAGTAAGGTAACAAATTAATGACTCATATAAGCTTCAGAAGAATCAGAACAAAGTTTCAGAAAGAGGAATTAATTGGAGTGCATCAGAGTGTTTAAAAGAATTTATTACTCACCCACTATTGAGGTTTAAGAATTACTTCGAAAAGAAAATCGAACTGAAATAATTTCACTACTAATGCAGTTACTACAAAGAAGTTTATGTAGGTAATTATGGTTAGGTGAGACTATGGTTTATGTGCTTTGATAAAATGATTGTTGAGCATACTAAAAGATGGAGGATTATATCACACACTCCAATTACCATCATGGGGTTAGTTGGATGGTCAGGTCCATGGTTTGCTCCCATGTGGTCTGAGTAGTGTTTCCTGCCTCCCAAAGATTGTAGGGTTCGACCAGGGCCACAGTTTCAAAGCTGTGTCCGCAAAGCAGGTTGGTGGATTTCTGGgtaccaaagaaagaaaaaaaaaaaaaaaaaatttaaaacgcCAACTGACTGAATATGAAGGAAATATTCCAATTTTGTTCACGACAATTATGACTACTCTAGCATTACCCAATTGTATAAGAACACAATCAAATAAAGATATTGTCATGATCCCAAATAATTCAAAGCattgaattaattttgttgttcAATCTTTTGCTACATTTGGTATCAAAGCAGCTTGCATGGCGAAACTGATGCCAAGACAGGGCCCCTAAACTTATTAACTAGAACTGGTGCAGTGTAGCGATCACAAATATTGGAAAGGGCTACCTACTGTCAGAGTACATGGtttaaatgatgaaaaggTCTACCTTGAAGAAGGCTAACTGGAGAGGACTGTAGAGAGTACTCCGTTAAAGACTACCTGCCACCAAAGTGAAAGCCATCTAGACTGAAACTGTTCCTGGAGTAGAGTGAGAGTCGCAGTGGCGTGACGAAAAGGATACTTTTCGCCAGAGAAGCTACATAGATTGGAGCTACCTAGGATGTTGTTTGAAGTCTTGCAGAAGATTGATCATCAGTACTTAGTTGATCTAAAATAGTGATGCAGGGCAGCGGCTTATAGCCGCTGTCCAAGGATCCAAACATACCCAAAATATAGAGAATAGAAGGATAAAGCTATAGAATAGAAGTTGGAACGAAGATAATTAAGTTTAGGGCAAAATCCCAAAAGAAACTCTATTAGACAAAAAGTCTGGAATTATATTCATAATAAAACTCCATACAAGAGTCTTAATAGCCTATTTATACTAGAATACAAAAAACCTAATTGACAAAGGatattaaaaaccaaaacaggaaattaaatcaaatcctagtaagaataggaaaacaaaaaagtaactaataatttaaagtaaaaagaatCCTAGCCCAATTGACTAACGGCCCAAGTGCTCTTGGAAAAGACTCGTCCTCGAGTCTAAATCGTTATCGTCATCAAAGACTCCCTGAGAAGTTTGAAACTGAATTCTTCCTTTCCAAACAAAgaggtattttgaatattaggACCATTCTTGAACACTTGtgtttattttcttgcatCAATTCGACTGCGTTGAGAAGAATTCGTCTTCGAATTCCAATGTTTTGATGAAAACTATCTAAACAGAACCTCTGCTTACATAAACTGTCCATAGAACTTTGACCTTAATCTTCCCACTCCAAAGAAATAGATATTTAGAATATTTGATCCTTTTGGAACAGTTCCAATTATCTTATGCAACCAATCTCTCAGCCCGAAAATTCTGCAATCCAAAAACCATTAGATTGACACAATCAACAAAGGTCTTGGCAATGTTCAAACTGAAAGCATCAACACCAAGAAAATCAACATACTCAGAATTAGTAGTTTCTAAAGCATGCACATGGTCTCGAAAATTTAGGGTTATTTGCTCATCTTGAAAGATTCCTTCTGTACTTTATTGTATCACCTTTCCTTCAAACTTGTATGGATTGTGTTCCTCCAAACATTTAGACCCAACCTTCTCTTGATCCATTGCCTTCAAGATTACATTAGATTCAACTTTTTTACCCTCACCAAATACCTTGTCAAAAGATTTCTCAACCCCAAAACAAACTTCACAATCGTCTTCAAAACAATGATCAAATATGGGAGGGATATCCAAATTTAGGAAACTAACTGAAGAATTAGAGCGAACCGCTCCTTCCAATCCACCTCGATCACCATCACCATAGTTTCCAGCTTCATGAAAGGGGTTTACATCTTCTTAAGGTCATCCTTAGGACCACCTTCCAGTATGTCTAAGTGTTCGTGGTTGGATCTCGACAAATCTTCGATCATACTCCACATCTCAACCATCTCTGTTTGTTGGGCTTGGTTCCTTCGTCCACAACCTCTAGCACGTCTAACCATGGTATGGAGCAAAGATttaacctggctctgataccaatttGATGCAAGGTAGCTGCTATAAGCTGTTGTCCAGTTATCCAAACATACAATAGAAGGATAAAGCTATAGAATAGAATTTGGAACAAAGATAATTGAGTTCTAGGGCAAAAATCCCAAAAGAAACTCTATAGACTAAAAGTCTAGAAttatattcattaaaaaactCCATACAAGAGTTCTTAATAGCCTATTTATACTAGAATATAGAAAACCTAATTGACAAAGgaaattgaagaacaaaacaggaaatcaaatcaaatcctaataagaataggaaaacaaaaggagtAACTAATGATAGAGTTTGAGCTCTTTTGGCTTACTTTTAGCCATGCGGGGCGGCTATCCACATGTGTCCCAAGGTGATGTCCATTTTAACCAAGGCCCTGCTCCCTATCCATATCAACCAGATTAGGTGATAGGGGGCGATAGTGTCGAGACCATAAAGAGGCGACTTAAAGTAAATAGAACCCTAGCCCAATTGACTAACGGCCCAAGTACTCTTGTAGAGCCCTATAGATGCTCCTGCATCAAATAATCTAGTAATAAATACAATTGATACAACAATAGGCAATTTCTATGCTCCTGCATCAAATAATCTAGTAATAAATACAATTGATACAACAATAGGCAATTTCTTTTGtagttttgtgtgtgtgtgtgtgtgtgtgtgtggcaAATCGACCACGTTTCCATAGGGAGTGCttggagtttttcttttctttgggcATTTGAGAAAACTGTTCTCACATTATGTGTAGCTTTTAAATGTTTAGGACCACAACACTTATCCTTTACATTAATGTATTCTATGAGAAGGGAATTgtcttttctaattttaaggGCATATGGGGAATTTTACTCAGTTAATAGTacaggtttttattttatttttgtggtaTATGTTGCTACGTGTTTGCTTATCTTGGTAATAAATCCACCTGTGATTCATCAGTGGTTGGAtgtatgtaattttttttaatagtataaGATGAAAATTTGCTGGGAGCTAGCTTGCAGATTCTCATAACATGGGAGCCTTACGAAGTTAAACGTGTTCTTGTAGGAAGCAAGTTGGGTGCTCCAAAATCAATTTACATTTTACCAGCATAAGAGAGAGTGTTGGAGTATAAAGTGATTGAAATGAGATGATGAAAGCATTGATTAAATGATTATCAGGATTTAGTGAAAATTTGTTGTAGGAACGTTATATACGTGAAACCTCTTTCTGCATGCCAATTCCATGCTTGATGAACTAAAAGGCCCTCCCTCCTTTAACTGTTGTGAAATCTGTCATTATTTCTGCATTCTTTCCATGGCCGTGTTAGTCCTTACCAATTAGATCTAAGTTTGCACTTGTTTGTGTGATATCTCTGTGTGTAAAAAGGgcattccttttttatttgaagtaATGGGCAtgtactttatttcttttaccaTGCCCCAATTAATCTAGTTTTACATATTAAGCATATACAACCGCTTTTAACAAAGCATGgtctttatttatataagtCCACAGTGGCAATAGGTTGGAGCAgttttcttgaaaattttaaaaaataccatGCCTCTTATGCAAAGTATACAAAGGCCTAGCGGCTTACTATTCTGTCTATTCTGTTAATGGTAGTTGCCTGTTACTCTTACTTTGGGAGAAAGTTTGATCTTACATGTTATATGCTATCATAGGTAGAAGCTGATAAACCATATACTTGAATGATCCATTATTGGTGAGTTTTCTGATAAGATCATACTGTCAGAAGTTTTGTAACCGTTGTAACCGAACTTTCCTTTTTTCGGTTGTTGGTTCTTAGGACTCCCGTGTACCATATTGGAGGAAGATGAGAAGTTTCAAAGCATTAATACTCTAGGAAAGGAATGGGGAGGCAGGATGCTAGAAAGAGATAGCAGAAGAGGTGAAATTGCTCTTCCTCCTTTTGCAGTGGCTACTTATAAGATGTATGGGGAACTCTGGACAAATCCTGAGACTTCAGACAAGGAAAATATTGCCTCTTATCTGAATGCTGCAAATTCCTGGCTGAAACATTGCAAATTCCAGCATCATgacttcaatttcttcatgtCTCGTAGGTAGTGATGTGTCCATCCTCATCtagcctttttttcttctttcttgtttaCTTAAAAGAGTCCTTACAAGATCTAACTTGAAACTTGGAGCTAGTTCAGGAAAAAGTGCAACCGATTCTGTGGTTACCCATTGATAATATTGAAAACTCATGTTGAGGGTACAATTGATCACAAATAATCAGTTTGAAGTGGAAAAAAAGTGAATTTCATATCTATTGTGTTCAGAGTGGCCTGGTGGCGTTCTGTTTGCAGGTGCTGCATTTAATAGCTGTAAATGTGAAATGTTCTTGTATTTCCAGAACTTAAGTGACTAGTAGATACGAGCTTGTCAGTTAGGAACAAGgggcttgtagctcaagttgTTAAGAATATTTATCCCTGCACCTAAGGGGTCTTAGGCTCGATTCCCTCTCCCCCAATTTCGCttgcattaaaaaaagaagttacGCTTGTCAGTTGTCACTGCTCCAGAAGGTACATACGAGCTAAGCAGATCCGAGCTTTCTCCAACTCTCCAACTTGAACTTGGCATGATAATTTTGTACGAGCCCCCGAGGAATTTAAGCTCAAGTTCAGCTCAAAGATTTATGCTCAAACATGGCTTGACAATAAACTAAGCTTGTGCCTAGCTGGAGCTTTACTTGAGCTCAACAAACTTAACTTAAAAACTTCGGCACAAATAATTTGAACTTGAGCTTGAATTTGATGTTAATTTCAGCTGGCTTAATTGATTACCAGTCTCTCAGGCATGCGCTCCTAATGAACAACCATTATCGATCAAAATCGGGCGAACAGAATGTGAAGAGGCTTTTCCTAATGAACAACAACCATTGGCGATCAAAATTTGGGAGAATAAGGAGTGCGGGTGATGCAAAACAATTAGAAAGAATGGTTGATTCAGAGCTCAGGATCCTAAATATcactaacatttttttttatacaagggCTACAAATAATTTGACACAAACCAGCCCTGTTGGATATAGAATCATTCAACATTGACACAAACCTTGTATATTCTTGTTGAATGTCGGACTGAAGTAGATGATAAATGGCCCAGTGGATAGAACAAAGTAGCTGAGGAAACATTCCAACAAATAATTTGGGACGCTGCAACATTAGTCTTTTTCCTTCTACCCAAGTCCAGACTATGAAACAAGGCAAAATAATCTCATTCGTGATTTGTTGTTGCTATTATAATCTGTCGGAAGTTGCATCAGTGCAACTCTAGCAAAGGGGATTAGGCAGGCTACCCAGAAACACAAGTTACATACCTGTACGGACTTTTGCTTAAACAATCCCAGTTAACAATACCAAAAGAAGGGGGTGACTCTAATCCGCTAAACTTCCGAAgaacaaattttgaaatagTTGTTTGTTACATCCATTTCTGCATAAATCTTGAGCCATTTAAATCCATCAATTTAACAGATTGGTTAGACCAACAAGATGAACCGTATATTGCTGAAGAAGCTTAAGAGTAGTAATAATAGGAATAAtgacaagagaagaaaatacaaTCAAGTGCAGTTGAGAAACGAGCAGCCGGGCTAATGATTATTAGATAAtataatgtgtgtgtgtgagagagagagagagagagagggagagggagaggttATAGCCTGATATACATGATGGATTATCCATTGATCAAATTCAAAGGTAATCGAACTCGTCCTCCTTGAGATGGGCGAAGAACTTGACAGCGCCACGGCCTTCAACATCGACAACGAACTGCACCTTATAAGGGAGATTGGCTGAAATCCGCTTGCCCTTCCAGAGCCCAACGTACTGCTTGAGCTCACCTTCCATTCCGGTGATTTCCAGCTCTGGTACTCTGGGCACGTGGTACACCTTCAGAGGCACCTTCACCTTAACCCTAGCTCCGATCTTGGAGGAGGCGACGGCTTCATCTGATGATGTTATATCGGCAGaggaagaataagaagaagaaggagacgAGGAGTCTGATCTGATAGCAACCTCGCAACTAATCCTTCCACTTTTCCTCCTTGGCCTTGGGCAGTGGGCGAGAGCGCTGGGAGTGAGTTTGTGATGTGAAAATGAAACTGCCCAACAAGAAGGGAAAGAGAATGATAATGATTTCATGTGTCCCGCATCTGCCGCCGTACTCAGGGATGATGAGGCTGCTATGACCGTGGTTACTGTTGCTATACTCATCGCCTCTGTCTGCTCTGTCTGCTCTGTCTTCTGTATATCTTATCTAAATTCTCCGTTGAGACACCCAACCAGTCGTCTTTTGTTTCCTATTTCCCAATCCCAATCCCAATCCCAATCCCAATTCAATCTCCAAAACCCCCTACCCCACACCAAAATACTTCTTGttaatttcttattatttttcctcttttcgCTTTATCGATTATGTGGAGATGTGGACTTGCAATCTCTACTCTCACTCGTCACCTGCCACCCacttttcttatcttttattCCGTCCAAGGGCAAGGGTGAGATTTATAAGAAGGCAAACCAACGttcttgattatttttttttctttaaaaaaaaaaagattaattatattttactccacagtaggggtgggcatggTTGGGTTGGGTCGGATTTAGTCTCAACTCATaactcaatctgatatgtAGCGGTTTATGATTTATTAGATTCAAGACCCACTTATTATTAGGCCAAttcaactcaaattttttgtaatCGGGTTGGGCGGTTTGGTTAGATTAACTCAAAATTAAACACActtttaagttttggtttcAATTCGTAACCTAatggtttatgattttttgaaCCCAAGACTCACTCATTTTAGACCAACCCAACCCACTATGATCGAGTTGGATGGTTATGTCGGATTGACCCGAAATTGTGCCTACCTCTACCCTGCGGGTTAGAGTCATTTTCAAAAGGCTTATTAGTTAAAATGCCCTCTGAAACATAGGTCAAATCTCACTTTCCCCCCTAAAACTCAAAGTGACCCATATTGCCCTTTTGACCGTGGTTTCGTGATTCACTTTGCCCTTTACTGTCAACTTCATTCCAAACTCTATAAAAAACCCTAAAGATGACTTGGCAAATTGTGGAACCCACCCTTATTCAGAggcccaaataaaaaaaaaaaggacaaataTTAGAAGTATTAGTGCGGTTGGGCACTTATTATTTGCCCAATTCAactcttattttttgtaatcGGGTTGGGCGGTTTGGTTGGATTAACTCAAAATTAAACATACTTCTA
This window encodes:
- the LOC18788467 gene encoding uncharacterized protein LOC18788467 isoform X2 → MPYSPWDIPMLSNPNEYSNFQCFLQSITPSVPTQQQPPKVPMQMLNGCLSQSLGNSGIACFSLSDLWKFYKDWSCFGAGVPILLNSGDSVLQYYSPSLSALQIYTRKPVDYYSRLGISCTPKLESDSSDDSTSDLEVSCQTTERFGHLYCQYNETASPYDRVPLTDKINELAQNYPALLKFQSVQLSPYSWMAVAWYPIYQIPFTRNAKDLSACFITYNTLSSFQESGKKISF
- the LOC18788467 gene encoding uncharacterized protein LOC18788467 isoform X1, producing MPYSPWDIPMLSNPNEYSNFQCFLQSITPSVPTQQQPPKVPMQMLNGCLSQSLGNSGIACFSLSDLWKFYKDWSCFGAGVPILLNSGDSVLQYYSPSLSALQIYTRKPVDYYSRLGISCTPKLESDSSDDSTSDLEVSCQTTERFGHLYCQYNETASPYDRVPLTDKINELAQNYPALLKFQSVQLSPYSWMAVAWYPIYQIPFTRNAKDLSACFITYNTLSSFQGLPCTILEEDEKFQSINTLGKEWGGRMLERDSRRGEIALPPFAVATYKMYGELWTNPETSDKENIASYLNAANSWLKHCKFQHHDFNFFMSRR
- the LOC18793180 gene encoding ferredoxin-thioredoxin reductase, variable chain; amino-acid sequence: MSIATVTTVIAASSSLSTAADAGHMKSLSFSFPSCWAVSFSHHKLTPSALAHCPRPRRKSGRISCEVAIRSDSSSPSSSYSSSADITSSDEAVASSKIGARVKVKVPLKVYHVPRVPELEITGMEGELKQYVGLWKGKRISANLPYKVQFVVDVEGRGAVKFFAHLKEDEFDYL